A stretch of the Argentina anserina chromosome 6, drPotAnse1.1, whole genome shotgun sequence genome encodes the following:
- the LOC126796852 gene encoding uncharacterized protein LOC126796852: MGEGDLFRHIDNFKKVTASREFIDATLCHLFSETLDGDAMNWFFEQPANSMDSFARLTTAFLNRFILMAGGAHTTDGIFQIKQESRKTLGAFIMRWQTAASKCRNLNKTLALAAFKQGLRSENFLFHINMDPRMRDATYDDIMTEVVRYTQAEYVTYGEKRTLVPLDKSTVLQSSVPTNTIPLQREFFHGTENCDKGRKRECHQSNRHDEHNQDFHRGRDKNRRLGDEHRDNKDPRQVNAMGRRGNHTPPREETLEDFFHKHQGTLRKSARPLRPQTEVGTGKWCRFHENGSHNTNDCRTLRTLRANDDTRVRAAQPRVQQNVVAAEENLHRINVIEGGAPMTNMFNRGKKCFSRRNHPRQVYAITGENAKRQKEGWKQITFTEEEEIGISLPNDDAFLTDAVLGGQWDVGKMMIDTRSAVNVQFKGCYEKMERSGKKLVQDHKPLINFSGDITQPLGSDYMMVHIRTAPCTVCVKAEFIVVDTYSSYNGIIGRPILNRMQAFIARYMMLIKFPTPNGTGQVRGSQSVAKDCQTRAVRHTRKQHEILAVHAVTNLTYKVVDARDGEIPKSKNK; the protein is encoded by the coding sequence ATGGGCGAGGGCGACCTATTCCGGCACATAGATAACTTCAAAAAAGTTACTGCCAGTAGAGAATTCATCGACGCCACACTCTGCCACCTGTTTAGCGAAACACTAGACGGGGATGCTATGAACTGGTTCTTCGAACAGCCGGCGAACTCCATGGATTCTTTCGCGCGGTTGACAACGGCGTTCCTCAATCGGTTCATCCTCATGGCCGGAGGAGCACACACAACTGACGGTATATTTCAAATAAAGCAAGAAAGCAGGAAAACGTTGGGCGCCTTTATCATGCGATGGCAGACAGCTGCATCCAAATGCCGGAACCTAAACAAAACACTCGCCTTGGCCGCATTCAAGCAAGGACTGCGGTCGGAAAACTTCCTATTCCATATCAACATGGACCCTCGAATGCGCGACGCCACCTACGATGACATCATGACTGAGGTGGTGCGGTACACTCAGGCAGAATATGTCACATACGGGGAAAAGCGAACTCTGGTACCATTAGACAAAAGCACTGTGCTGCAGTCATCTGTACCTACAAACACAATCCCCTTACAACGCGAGTTCTTCCATGGCACAGAAAACTGCGACAAAGGAAGGAAAAGAGAGTGTCATCAGTCAAACCGCCATGACGAGCACAACCAAGATTTCCACAGAGGCCGAGATAAGAACAGGAGACTCGGCGACGAACATCGCGACAACAAAGATCCTCGCCAGGTTAACGCGATGGGTCGCCGCGGTAACCACACGCCACCAAGGGAAGAAACCCTAGAAGACTTCTTTCACAAACATCAGGGGACGTTGAGGAAGTCAGCAAGGCCACTACGCCCTCAAACCGAAGTGGGAACTGGTAAGTGGTGCAGGTTTCATGAAAATGGAAGCCACAACACGAATGATTGCAGAACCCTTCGCACACTGAGAGCAAACGACGACACAAGAGTTCGAGCAGCGCAGCCAAGGGTGCAACAGAACGTGGTTGCCGCAGAAGAAAACCTACACCGCATCAACGTAATTGAGGGCGGAGCCCCAATGACAAACATGTTCAATCGTGGAAAAAAGTGCTTCAGCCGTAGAAACCACCCAAGGCAAGTGTACGCTATCACAGGGGAAAACGCCAAAAGACAGAAGGAAGGATGGAAGCAGATCACCTTCACTGAAGAGGAGGAAATCGGCATCTCTTTACCCAATGACGACGCTTTCCTCACTGACGCGGTCTTGGGTGGACAGTGGGACGtagggaagatgatgatcgatACAAGATCCGCAGTTAACGTCCAATTCAAGGGATGCTACGAGAAGATGGAGCGTAGTGGTAAAAAGTTAGTGCAGGACCACAAACCGTTGATCAACTTCTCTGGTGACATAACTCAACCTCTTGGCTCAGACTACATGATGGTACACATTAGGACTGCACCGTGCACAGTCTGCGTCAAAGCTGAGTTCATCGTAGTTGACACCTACAGTTCTTACAACGGGATCATCGGTCGGCCTATCCTCAACCGGATGCAAGCCTTCATCGCCAGATACATGATGCTCATCAAATTCCCAACTCCAAATGGGACAGGACAGGTCCGGGGTTCACAGTCTGTAGCGAAAGATTGCCAAACACGCGCAGTTAGACACACGCGCAAACAACACGAAATCTTGGCGGTACATGCTGTAACAAACTTGACCTACAAGGTCGTCGACGCGCGAGACGGCGAAATACCAAAAAGTAAGAACAAGTAA